One Granulicella sp. 5B5 DNA window includes the following coding sequences:
- a CDS encoding 4Fe-4S dicluster domain-containing protein → MPLVPTAPDHFGADEFCASCQICTRSCPPGAITESKQLIRGVERWYVNFDKCIPFFAEAASCGICIAECPWTRPDVRPKLLSTMAKRIRP, encoded by the coding sequence ATGCCGCTCGTCCCCACCGCGCCAGATCACTTTGGCGCGGACGAGTTCTGCGCCAGTTGCCAGATTTGCACCAGATCGTGCCCTCCAGGTGCGATTACGGAGAGCAAGCAGCTGATTCGGGGCGTTGAACGTTGGTATGTCAACTTCGATAAATGCATCCCCTTCTTCGCCGAGGCGGCGTCCTGCGGCATCTGCATCGCAGAATGTCCATGGACCCGGCCCGACGTACGACCGAAATTGCTTTCAACCATGGCCAAGCGGATTAGACCTTGA
- a CDS encoding carboxypeptidase regulatory-like domain-containing protein, translating to MEGTIADPTGAVIPGATVQVAGITVTTDAAGHYVLACVAARAVISAHANGFADASVRVSPQSAGKAQVNIQLTVSAVQSDVQVNGDSGIASDGDTTTLNTKAVQGLADDPDDFLRELQVLAAEGGGDPTTAMIMVDGFQNPSALPPKSSIASIRINPDLFSARYRRPPFSGGVIEITTKPGAATFHGAAFFTDSDGIFNATDPFSVTATPAGRRRYGFELSGPIISKKSGFALALEKRDIDEFNVVNAVTLDANGGLGPNGNGVPSQQTVSAPERLWIASARGDWQVTPSNVASLSFSANVNNEGNQGVGGLTLADAGYSSLVSEYDLRLHNMQTISPNILHETHIGYSWKRTEQAPLSDTPSVQVAGYFLGGGATSQNLNNRERDLEVDDDMTIAHGKHTVAFGVQSLGIFLHDYDPNTFNGAYIFGGGSAPVLDANNNLTGQTTTISALEQYRRAQLNLPGGSPTTYQVTTGTPLVPLTIWLVGLWADDTFKLARHLSLATGFRYQLQTTPGIFGNYNPRVGLAWSPGKKETWVFHARAGFFNSAYDQSYATDVHRLNGILQRQTTVYSSEFSAPLIPVPGSVQVATINLFPPRPVQDMTFRVFVNAEHDFVHHWHARGNFYWASYWSIVRTVNINAPLVASSVGTAPDPTAALLAPRPIAPDENLIEYQNSGHGSGSVTSFSLDQHSYKRFGLSARYTHMNLKSDVLSSLTPQSSYSNKGESARINWDSKNGFTLFGNLNLPYRVVATTQFDVSSGVPYNITTGTDNNGDGNYTDRPSYASAPGPGIYSTRFGLLTTNTVNGNVPANLGTMPGLVHLDMNLSRVFTLNPKNKEHPQRLTFNARSANLLNHTNVTAVNAVLSSSAIGQPVTAQTARRVELGVRFEF from the coding sequence GTGGAAGGAACAATCGCCGATCCTACCGGGGCGGTGATTCCGGGAGCCACTGTGCAGGTTGCGGGAATAACCGTGACGACCGATGCAGCCGGGCACTATGTGCTCGCCTGCGTTGCTGCAAGAGCAGTCATCAGCGCGCACGCCAATGGATTTGCCGATGCCTCGGTCCGGGTATCGCCTCAATCAGCAGGAAAGGCACAGGTCAACATCCAACTGACCGTCTCAGCGGTCCAGTCGGATGTTCAGGTGAACGGAGATTCAGGCATCGCCAGCGACGGTGACACAACGACCCTGAACACGAAGGCTGTCCAGGGGCTCGCCGATGACCCAGATGATTTCCTGCGCGAGCTTCAGGTGCTGGCTGCAGAAGGCGGCGGCGATCCAACTACGGCGATGATTATGGTGGACGGCTTCCAGAACCCGAGCGCCCTCCCGCCGAAGAGTTCGATCGCATCGATTCGCATCAATCCTGATCTCTTCTCGGCCAGATATCGGCGGCCTCCTTTTTCCGGTGGGGTCATCGAAATTACGACAAAGCCGGGAGCCGCCACATTCCACGGCGCAGCCTTCTTCACGGACAGCGATGGCATCTTCAATGCCACCGACCCGTTTTCCGTTACCGCAACCCCTGCGGGCAGGCGACGATACGGCTTTGAACTGAGTGGTCCTATCATCTCGAAGAAAAGTGGCTTTGCACTGGCACTCGAAAAACGCGACATCGACGAATTCAATGTAGTGAATGCAGTCACGCTCGACGCAAACGGCGGTCTGGGGCCGAACGGAAACGGCGTTCCGTCTCAGCAAACGGTTTCGGCTCCAGAGCGGCTTTGGATTGCGTCGGCGCGCGGGGACTGGCAGGTGACTCCGAGTAATGTAGCCAGTCTCTCGTTCTCCGCGAATGTGAACAACGAAGGCAATCAAGGCGTCGGTGGCCTCACGCTCGCCGATGCCGGGTATTCGAGCCTGGTCAGCGAATACGACTTGCGGCTTCATAACATGCAGACGATCAGCCCGAATATCCTGCACGAAACCCACATCGGATATAGCTGGAAACGAACGGAGCAAGCTCCGCTATCGGATACACCGTCCGTGCAGGTTGCCGGATACTTCCTCGGCGGAGGCGCAACCAGCCAGAACCTGAATAACCGGGAACGTGATCTCGAAGTGGACGACGATATGACCATAGCGCACGGGAAACACACGGTCGCATTCGGCGTACAGTCACTCGGCATCTTTCTGCATGACTACGACCCAAACACATTCAATGGTGCCTACATTTTTGGCGGCGGAAGCGCTCCAGTGCTCGATGCGAACAATAACCTAACCGGCCAGACAACGACCATCAGTGCCCTTGAGCAATACCGGCGAGCCCAACTCAACCTCCCTGGAGGCTCGCCGACCACCTACCAAGTGACCACTGGGACACCGCTGGTTCCGTTGACGATATGGCTAGTCGGCCTCTGGGCGGATGACACCTTTAAGCTCGCCCGGCACTTGTCTCTCGCTACTGGATTTCGCTATCAGCTACAGACTACGCCTGGAATCTTTGGCAACTACAATCCCAGAGTGGGTCTTGCGTGGTCACCCGGCAAAAAGGAAACATGGGTGTTTCATGCCCGCGCAGGATTCTTCAATAGCGCTTATGACCAAAGCTACGCGACAGATGTTCATCGGCTGAATGGGATCTTGCAGCGGCAGACCACCGTGTATTCATCAGAGTTTAGCGCTCCCCTTATTCCGGTTCCTGGGTCCGTTCAGGTAGCCACGATCAACCTGTTTCCGCCAAGGCCTGTTCAAGACATGACATTCAGAGTCTTTGTGAATGCTGAGCATGACTTCGTCCATCACTGGCATGCGAGAGGCAACTTTTACTGGGCCTCGTACTGGAGCATCGTCCGCACCGTGAACATCAACGCTCCGCTGGTCGCCAGCAGTGTCGGTACCGCTCCGGATCCCACAGCGGCTCTGCTTGCACCGCGTCCGATTGCCCCTGATGAAAACTTGATTGAGTATCAAAACTCCGGCCATGGGTCAGGGAGTGTGACTTCGTTCAGCCTCGATCAGCACAGTTACAAGCGGTTCGGCCTATCTGCAAGATATACGCACATGAACCTCAAGTCCGATGTGCTAAGCAGTTTGACTCCACAGTCGAGTTATTCGAACAAAGGTGAGTCCGCGCGAATTAATTGGGACAGCAAAAACGGATTTACTCTCTTCGGAAATCTCAACCTTCCTTACAGGGTCGTAGCGACAACCCAATTTGATGTCTCCAGCGGGGTTCCTTATAACATCACTACGGGCACGGATAACAACGGCGATGGAAATTACACGGATCGCCCCTCCTATGCGTCGGCTCCCGGGCCCGGTATCTACAGCACCCGATTTGGCCTGTTGACAACGAACACGGTCAACGGGAACGTTCCAGCCAATCTTGGAACTATGCCAGGTTTGGTTCACCTCGATATGAACCTGAGCCGGGTTTTCACGCTGAATCCGAAGAACAAGGAGCATCCCCAAAGGCTGACGTTCAACGCGCGCAGCGCCAACCTGCTAAATCATACGAATGTTACTGCTGTAAATGCAGTGTTGTCTTCGTCTGCGATAGGTCAGCCTGTTACTGCTCAGACAGCGCGGCGCGTCGAACTGGGGGTGCGGTTTGAGTTCTGA
- a CDS encoding histidine kinase, with the protein MSEGMANARILPIRPGVGLAAVSLIAGILAVVIARDCNRNLEFHHLHAPFAPSLLYGGVYWIWWVVVTLVLWTLADRWEVAFKPSGLTVMAHLGASCILATAHLALLQHTIGFASWYWPAWGRRMATFSVENLERFGVELVLYGFISGICAFLYSRMQTQQALVQKLEVERQLTQAQLKALQMQLEPHFLFNTLNAITSLVAHERNPEAMKTLTHLNTILRTTLQRRAPEKVPFAEELRVIESYLAIQKVRFAHRLEVKMEVGPEVMDGLIPCFLLQPIVENAVQHGIASKATGGLIETHVKRVGDTLWMQVKDNGRGLADSRTKGHGIGMQNTRERLAFFYPGSHEFHAVSPAEGGYEVTIQIPYERALA; encoded by the coding sequence ATGAGCGAAGGAATGGCCAACGCAAGAATCCTTCCCATACGGCCAGGTGTTGGACTCGCCGCAGTCTCACTGATTGCCGGGATTCTGGCGGTTGTGATCGCAAGAGATTGCAATCGCAATCTGGAGTTTCACCATTTGCACGCGCCCTTCGCTCCCTCTCTCCTCTATGGCGGCGTGTACTGGATATGGTGGGTCGTTGTGACGTTGGTTCTGTGGACCCTCGCAGACCGATGGGAAGTGGCGTTCAAGCCTTCAGGACTGACAGTCATGGCTCATCTTGGAGCCTCGTGTATCCTTGCGACCGCGCATTTAGCTCTGCTTCAGCACACCATTGGGTTCGCCTCATGGTATTGGCCTGCATGGGGCCGTCGAATGGCCACGTTCTCCGTGGAGAACCTGGAACGCTTCGGAGTGGAACTTGTCCTCTACGGATTTATCAGCGGCATATGTGCGTTCCTCTATTCCCGCATGCAGACACAACAAGCCTTGGTTCAAAAGCTGGAGGTAGAACGTCAACTTACTCAGGCGCAGCTCAAGGCCCTCCAAATGCAGCTGGAGCCGCATTTTCTTTTCAACACCCTGAATGCAATCACGAGCTTGGTGGCCCACGAAAGAAATCCGGAAGCCATGAAAACGCTGACCCATCTGAATACGATTTTGCGCACCACACTGCAACGCAGAGCGCCCGAAAAGGTGCCTTTCGCCGAGGAATTGCGAGTCATCGAAAGCTACCTTGCCATCCAAAAAGTCCGCTTCGCCCATCGTCTGGAAGTGAAGATGGAAGTAGGCCCGGAAGTGATGGACGGGCTTATCCCCTGTTTTCTTCTTCAGCCGATTGTCGAGAATGCCGTTCAGCATGGAATCGCATCCAAAGCCACTGGCGGTTTGATCGAGACGCACGTCAAACGAGTGGGAGACACACTCTGGATGCAGGTGAAAGACAATGGTCGCGGTCTTGCCGATTCCAGGACGAAGGGGCACGGCATCGGCATGCAGAACACACGCGAACGCCTGGCTTTCTTCTATCCAGGCTCGCACGAGTTTCATGCGGTATCTCCCGCCGAAGGTGGCTATGAAGTGACAATCCAAATTCCTTACGAGCGGGCACTGGCATGA